In Myxocyprinus asiaticus isolate MX2 ecotype Aquarium Trade chromosome 3, UBuf_Myxa_2, whole genome shotgun sequence, the following proteins share a genomic window:
- the cfap73 gene encoding coiled-coil domain-containing protein 42 homolog, which produces MSLNLEDYFRTVFESKLSINPSQNENVLKTKALRHLEKRAESASVDKALEAQKKEFEIALESVRQKKEDMAKEEQKLKESVLHYDKFIKENDAKRSGALKKAEAERAQTRQKEQEIERLKIKLDGLLAQKEELEARANKSSIYQRFIENAVKRSGQFVNADQFIARFETLRTMRDHLLEKQNAIEKETERRRLEHRQYLNEQRSLILHYTNTLYQLQTQLDSIRSEALKWESKMKHIQSTAEKDTLLLGQILYTILNLYRMISKETVDVEDAFEQLEKIQDFIQIHKAIEREMKSETLPNSNSITAYI; this is translated from the exons ATGAGTTTGAATTTGGAGGATTACTTTCGGACGGTTTTCGAGTCGAAACTCtcaat AAATCCGTCCCAGAACGAGAATGTTTTAAAAACGAAGGCCTTGCGACATTTAGAGAAGCGCGCGGAGAGCGCGAGCGTGGACAAAGCACTGGAAGCTCAGAAAAAG GAGTTTGAGATTGCGCTGGAGAGTGTCAGACAGAAGAAAGAAGACATGGCGAAAGAAGAGCAGAAACTGAAAGAATCTGTACTCCATTATGACAAGTTTATCAAA gAAAATGACGCCAAACGGTCTGGAGCCTTAAAGAAAGCAGAGGCAGAGAGAGCTCAGACCAGGCAGAAAGAACAGGAGATTGAGAGGCTAAAGATTAAACTTGATGGCCTGTTGGCTCAAAAAGAGGAACTGGAGGCTCGTGCCAATAAATCCAGCATCTACCAACGCTTTATAGAAAATGCTGTTAAGCGGTCCGGACAG TTTGTGAACGCTGATCAATTCATTGCCCGTTTTGAAACACTACGGACAATGCGTGATCACTTACTGGAAAAACAAAATGCGatagagaaagaaacagagagaagGAGGCTGGAACACAGACAGTACTTAAATGAACAGAGATCTCTTATTCTGCACTATACCAACACACTGTACCAGCTTCAGACACAGCTAGACAGCATACGCTCTGAAGCATTAAAATGG GAATCAAAAATGAAGCACATCCAATCCACTGCAGAAAAAGATACACTCCTATTGGGTCAGATACTGTACACAATCCTTAACCTTTATCGCATGATTAGCAAAGAAACTGTGGATGTTGAGGATGCTTTTGAGCAGTTGGAAAAG aTTCAGGACTTTATCCAGATTCACAAagcgatagagagagagatgaaatcagagaccctcccaaACTCCAATTCCATCACAGCATACATTTAG
- the iqcd gene encoding dynein regulatory complex protein 10 translates to MGSESAALPPRNRPSDTLMPAPQKKTKSDFLKIINLPRKTLASLDTQLILGVLDECVQQMGIVSLLHTLLKCPEALSLSLEEEVIRALKEHQRLGEMYQAMVLDGGLNQGELGEQHARSKAVQDSFRNILRIFRVRQYTGLDVLKGLGPNTEERMESQKLRDGMCELWEVASERLLTSPAEKRERSQMMREVSLLHHANQELIDSLDREVAMAIKDRDTEISMLTKKMHQLKSSLHRMEKGLEEFVVRTQQEAEKQSQSDKKTSEGKMACAQEEANQLRAQLKNVIAENRERELALRKKKYKEETEIENWIQKYDAEMGEKQTELEELIHIYEEEKAELTELEEHFAILDLEYSQIMEERQQAQEQREQQERERELYSQAAIIIQAHWRGFCVRKAMKAKAKPKKGKKGKGKKGK, encoded by the exons ATGGGCTCAGAATCAGCTGCTCTTCCTCCTCGAAACAGACCCTCAGACACGCTCATGCCTGCTCCCCAAAAGAAAACGAAATCAGACTTCTTAAAGATCATCAACCTTCCCAGGAAGACACTTGCCTCTCTGGACACACAGCTCATTTTGGGGGTACTAGATGAGTGTGTTCAGCAAATGGGGATAGTCTCTCTCCTACACACTTTGCTGAAGTGTCCAGAAGCACTTTCCTTGAGTCTTGAAGAAGAGGTGATCAGGGCACTGAAAGAGCACCAAAGGCTTGGGGAAATGTACCAAGCTATGGTGCTTGATGGGGGTCTCAATCAAGGTGAACTCGGGGAACAACACGCCAGGTCAAAGGCAGTTCAGGACTCCTTCCGGAACATTCTGCGGATATTTAGGGTCAGACAGTACACAGGTTTAGATGTCCTTAAAGGGCTAGGGCCTAACACAGAGGAAAGGATGGAGTCTCAGAAGCTGAGAGATGGTATGTGCGAGTTATGGGAAGTTGCATCGGAGAGGCTGCTCACATCCCCAGCAGAGAAAAGGGAACGCAGTCAGATGATGCGGGAAGTCAGCCTATTACACCATGCCAACCAAGAGCTGATAGACTCACTAGACAGAGAGGTTGCCATGGCAATAAAAGACAGGGACACAGAG ATCTCCATGTTGACAAAGAAAATGCACCAGCTGAAGAGCTCACTGCATCGGATGGAAAAGGGCTTGGAGGAGTTTGTGGTCCGAACTCAACAGGAAGCTGAGAAACAGAGTCAATCAGATAAGAAAACTTCAGAGGGGAAAATGGCTTGTGCGCAGGAGGAGGCCAATCAACTGAGAGCTCAGCTCAAAAACGTGATTgcagagaacagagagagagaactggcACTACGAAAG AAAAAATACAAGGAAGAAACTGAGATAGAGAACTGGATCCAGAAATATGATGCTGAAATGGGCGAGAAACAG aCTGAGCTGGAGGAATTGATACACATATATGAGGAAGAGAAGGCAGAACTGACAGAGCTGGAGGAACATTTTGCAATTCTTGACCTTGAGTACTCCCAGATAATGGAGGAGCGACAGCAGGCTCAGGAGCAGAGGGAACagcaggagagagaaagagagttgtATAGCCAAGCCGCCATTATCATCCAGGCCCACTGGAGAGGCTTTTGTGTACGCAAAGCCATGAAGGCCAAAGCGAAGCccaagaaaggaaagaaaggaaaggggaaaaaagggaaatga